The Verrucomicrobium spinosum DSM 4136 = JCM 18804 genome includes a region encoding these proteins:
- the fxsT gene encoding FxSxx-COOH system tetratricopeptide repeat protein, which produces MAIQIFISCASEEFRELREKLRRHLAAARCHVLTQEDFPQEPTGLLEKLDSYIRDCDVIIHIIGACSGSIADPTAVLRYLRLNEAFLTATPALRSLLGDFSTLSYTHWEGFMALHHQRRIQLYYLEGSQPQHLQRMKLALPQRHGSRFVDDTDLFGQLIGDLRDLIPPLPATQVNNLPATIGDYFRGREGTLQELHLRLGGTSRRMPLAIHGLGGIGKTRLSIEYGHRYASAYSTRILVTADTPQNLERQLAALTAPTALDLPAHHSSEETIRTAAVLRWLREHEGWLLILDNVDTVASARAVEALLPHLDRGHVLITSRLSDFASTVATYDLQLLPAEDAVEFLTLRTGTRRFRTPTDDADAATLARQLDGLALALEQAAAYIAEKRLSFSRYLQHYESRRAEMLHWHHAQKMQYPAPVAITWLASFEQLGDAARHLLDTLSFLAPEPIPRALVEQAGDVPLDEALVELSDFSLVRFLDTPPGTFSMHRLVQEIVRDRAECTSPASQFGLRATSLIVQWAPSHSHNAQTWSRWQLIAPHCRHLLDLTEPWGDPDPAPRLLALYASYLQHRDGDYAAAEGLYRRALSVREARLGPDHPDTLSSVADLADLLTNQNNFAEAEPLSLRAWSARLQLLGPDHPDTLTSINHHAQLLYGKGEFTAALPLLRDTLAARERILGEDALETLDTVSDLAMVLRELGNNDEALPLLRRALAGNEAFLGPDHPATLTSLSNLALLLEDEGNYAAAEPLRHRDVEASERILGPEHPETLTSLNNLGHLLHCKGDYASALKYYQKTLRLREKILGRQNPDTLISLNNLAALYRDQGNYGAAEPLYRRASETADQVLGADHPNARHFRKNWDFCRSKLEG; this is translated from the coding sequence ATGGCCATCCAGATATTCATCTCCTGTGCCTCGGAGGAATTTCGCGAACTCCGCGAGAAACTTCGTCGCCACCTTGCAGCGGCCAGGTGCCACGTCCTCACCCAGGAAGACTTCCCTCAGGAACCCACGGGTCTGCTGGAAAAGCTCGACAGCTACATCCGCGATTGCGATGTCATCATTCACATCATTGGGGCATGCTCAGGCAGTATTGCAGACCCCACCGCTGTTTTGCGCTATCTCCGCCTCAATGAGGCTTTCCTCACAGCCACCCCGGCCCTTCGCTCGCTCTTGGGTGACTTCTCCACCCTGAGCTACACCCACTGGGAGGGCTTCATGGCCCTGCACCACCAGCGTCGGATCCAGCTCTACTATTTGGAAGGCAGTCAGCCTCAGCATCTCCAGCGCATGAAGCTAGCCCTGCCCCAACGCCACGGCAGCCGCTTTGTCGATGACACCGACCTCTTCGGCCAGTTGATTGGTGACCTCCGGGATCTCATCCCGCCGCTCCCAGCCACGCAGGTCAACAACCTGCCCGCCACCATTGGCGACTATTTTAGAGGGCGGGAGGGCACCCTCCAGGAGCTCCATCTACGCCTTGGCGGCACCTCCCGGCGCATGCCGCTCGCTATTCACGGCTTGGGCGGCATCGGCAAGACCCGCCTCTCCATCGAGTACGGTCACCGCTACGCCAGCGCGTACTCCACCCGCATCCTCGTCACCGCAGACACCCCGCAAAATCTGGAGCGCCAGCTCGCCGCTCTCACGGCCCCTACGGCACTGGACCTGCCCGCCCATCACTCCTCGGAGGAAACCATCCGCACTGCCGCCGTCCTCCGGTGGCTGCGCGAGCACGAAGGTTGGCTCCTGATCCTGGACAACGTGGATACCGTCGCCTCCGCACGCGCCGTGGAAGCCCTCCTGCCCCACCTGGATCGCGGCCACGTGCTCATCACCTCCCGCTTGAGCGACTTTGCCAGCACCGTCGCCACCTACGATCTACAGCTCCTGCCCGCGGAGGATGCCGTGGAGTTCCTCACCCTGCGCACTGGCACCCGCAGGTTCAGGACCCCCACAGACGACGCCGATGCCGCCACCCTCGCCAGACAGCTTGATGGCCTCGCCCTCGCGCTGGAGCAGGCCGCCGCCTATATCGCAGAGAAGCGCCTCAGCTTTTCCCGGTACCTCCAGCACTACGAGTCCCGCCGCGCCGAGATGCTCCACTGGCATCATGCCCAGAAGATGCAGTACCCCGCGCCTGTGGCCATCACCTGGCTTGCCTCCTTTGAACAACTGGGGGACGCTGCCCGTCACCTGCTGGACACCCTCTCCTTCCTCGCCCCCGAGCCCATCCCCAGAGCCTTGGTGGAACAGGCCGGAGACGTACCGCTGGACGAGGCCCTTGTGGAGCTGTCAGACTTCTCCTTGGTTCGCTTTCTCGACACCCCGCCCGGCACCTTCTCCATGCACCGCCTGGTTCAGGAAATTGTGAGAGATCGCGCAGAGTGCACGTCCCCCGCCAGCCAGTTCGGCCTGCGGGCCACCTCTCTCATCGTCCAGTGGGCCCCCTCCCACAGCCACAACGCCCAGACCTGGTCCCGATGGCAGCTCATTGCCCCCCACTGCAGGCACTTGCTCGATCTGACAGAGCCTTGGGGAGACCCAGACCCCGCCCCCCGCCTTCTCGCACTCTACGCCAGCTACCTCCAGCACCGGGATGGCGACTACGCAGCCGCAGAGGGACTCTACCGGCGCGCCTTGTCAGTCCGCGAAGCCCGGCTCGGACCGGATCACCCCGACACCCTCTCCAGCGTGGCAGATCTGGCCGATCTCCTCACCAACCAGAACAACTTTGCCGAGGCAGAACCCCTTTCTCTGCGCGCCTGGTCAGCACGTCTGCAGCTCCTGGGCCCCGACCATCCCGACACGCTCACCAGCATCAACCACCACGCTCAGCTCCTCTATGGCAAAGGCGAGTTTACAGCCGCCCTGCCCCTCCTGCGCGATACGCTGGCCGCTCGTGAACGCATCCTCGGCGAGGACGCCCTGGAGACGCTGGACACGGTCAGCGACCTCGCGATGGTCCTTCGGGAGCTGGGAAACAACGACGAAGCCCTGCCCTTGCTGCGCCGCGCCCTTGCCGGGAACGAGGCATTTCTGGGGCCAGATCACCCGGCCACTCTCACCAGCCTCAGCAATCTGGCCCTCCTGCTGGAAGATGAGGGCAACTACGCTGCTGCCGAGCCGCTACGCCACCGGGATGTAGAAGCCTCAGAACGCATCCTGGGCCCAGAACACCCCGAGACACTCACCAGCCTCAACAACCTCGGTCACTTGCTTCATTGCAAAGGGGACTATGCCAGCGCGCTCAAGTACTACCAGAAGACGCTCCGGCTTCGCGAGAAAATCCTGGGCCGCCAAAACCCCGACACCCTTATCAGTCTCAACAACCTGGCCGCCCTCTATCGCGACCAGGGAAACTACGGGGCCGCCGAACCCCTCTACCGCCGCGCCTCTGAAACCGCCGACCAAGTTTTGGGCGCTGATCACCCCAATGCCCGGCACTTCCGCAAAAACTGGGACTTCTGTAGATCGAAATTGGAGGGGTAG
- a CDS encoding YMGG-like glycine zipper-containing protein: MTCGTSPLIPARLRAREFWHPFRPVTAVALLAVMTSCALSPRPGVAEVKRARKDLEAIEVKNTYVQGAALGAVVGAAAGAIIGAARGDGRGAAQGALIGGVSGSAAGLTYADSVVKKRREYAAMERDLEFSIQKMRSKKVSAVKFNKVLKAQLAAAENDLKAREAMVAEANRVVASLNRDLVRQESVVAAARAGGMPSHRRRNLEHEVQMLTWERNALQQLVAGATAPLDGPDQARAAVSLSAAPSSGGDNSSSAVGASASPIGALGAGR; this comes from the coding sequence ATGACCTGCGGCACGTCCCCCCTCATTCCAGCCCGCCTTCGGGCAAGGGAGTTCTGGCATCCCTTCCGGCCGGTGACCGCGGTGGCGTTGCTCGCGGTCATGACCTCTTGTGCGCTGTCTCCTCGTCCTGGGGTGGCGGAGGTGAAGCGCGCGCGGAAGGATCTGGAGGCGATCGAGGTGAAGAATACCTACGTGCAAGGTGCGGCCTTGGGAGCTGTCGTCGGCGCTGCGGCTGGGGCGATTATTGGGGCCGCGAGGGGAGATGGCCGCGGGGCTGCGCAAGGGGCGTTGATTGGCGGCGTGTCAGGATCTGCGGCAGGGTTGACGTATGCCGACAGTGTCGTAAAAAAGCGTCGTGAGTATGCCGCGATGGAGAGGGATCTTGAGTTCAGCATTCAGAAAATGCGCTCCAAGAAGGTCTCGGCGGTCAAGTTTAACAAGGTGCTCAAGGCGCAACTGGCCGCAGCGGAGAACGACCTCAAGGCACGGGAGGCCATGGTGGCTGAAGCCAATAGGGTGGTGGCTTCCTTGAACCGGGATCTGGTGCGCCAGGAAAGTGTCGTGGCCGCGGCGAGAGCGGGCGGGATGCCATCGCATCGGCGACGAAACTTAGAGCATGAGGTGCAGATGTTAACGTGGGAACGTAACGCGCTGCAACAACTGGTGGCGGGCGCAACGGCCCCCCTAGACGGGCCGGATCAAGCGAGAGCGGCGGTATCGTTGTCTGCTGCACCCTCGTCTGGAGGAGATAATTCTTCGTCAGCGGTGGGCGCGTCAGCGTCGCCAATCGGGGCGCTGGGAGCTGGGAGGTGA
- a CDS encoding DUF3972 domain-containing protein produces MNPPPKISPDVSPSAATGPFMAWRGGQLVCPRVAGLCLGMAVAVGMTGCATTGNPYEDTLFFSPSKAKVRLAMQRQRMKDLEAEQSAQVKAQKATQELLAEKGSEVARKEAQLETLRTEIRKKQNAIATLDAKILDAQADPEKSVAALMEERRVLRAELASLQNLREKMEAGRDL; encoded by the coding sequence ATGAACCCCCCTCCGAAAATAAGCCCTGATGTGTCGCCTTCTGCGGCCACGGGGCCGTTTATGGCATGGCGGGGTGGACAGCTGGTGTGCCCCCGGGTGGCGGGCCTCTGTCTGGGGATGGCCGTTGCGGTTGGGATGACGGGATGCGCCACCACTGGAAACCCGTATGAAGACACGCTCTTTTTCTCCCCATCAAAGGCCAAAGTTCGCCTCGCGATGCAGAGGCAAAGGATGAAGGACCTGGAGGCGGAGCAATCTGCCCAAGTGAAAGCGCAAAAGGCCACCCAAGAGTTGCTGGCAGAAAAGGGGAGCGAAGTCGCCAGGAAAGAGGCGCAACTGGAGACCTTGCGCACAGAGATCCGAAAGAAGCAGAACGCGATCGCGACGCTGGATGCAAAGATTCTGGATGCGCAAGCCGACCCCGAGAAATCCGTGGCGGCGCTGATGGAGGAACGGCGTGTGTTGAGAGCGGAGCTGGCGAGTTTGCAGAATCTTCGTGAAAAAATGGAGGCCGGGCGCGATCTCTAG
- a CDS encoding STING domain-containing protein translates to MIPSWSSDQRLDILILGPMSDDETTAASCVPVQKAVQALLDEPALDEFLSKNHIAPADRQVHAPESFRGANIFDSVLSRLDTADLVIFNLTPKPGKAEASANVFYELALVHALGIPAMFLYHKPAEDPVDPAAKENNEPPKQVPFYAREMHQLRVKKFDHATLVETLRPTLHDFLMRKNAQNNYLNDRVTRFYGLPVIDISAATGLATGYYFNFLSRLITENSFLGSHPHLIKKVVLVRPTSVDSTYQADLDQLKTSLAAAGHTLATEKLSPPAHDKLGPLWFDHVSGIVVDIPRTIYPLQLAPRLLSLQDRHRTQADDATDRIVDQRLHQFGDQLMDRFMHAIRYQIRRAGTTVRGKLVHFTTMDEAASDITQLLSSTP, encoded by the coding sequence ATGATCCCCTCCTGGAGCTCCGACCAACGCCTCGACATCCTCATCCTCGGCCCCATGAGCGACGATGAAACAACTGCGGCCTCCTGCGTCCCCGTGCAAAAGGCCGTCCAGGCCCTGCTGGATGAGCCCGCCCTCGATGAGTTTCTCTCGAAGAACCACATCGCCCCCGCAGACCGGCAGGTTCACGCCCCGGAGAGCTTCCGAGGAGCCAACATCTTTGACAGCGTTCTGTCCCGGCTCGACACCGCCGATCTCGTCATCTTCAACCTCACTCCCAAGCCTGGCAAGGCAGAGGCCAGCGCCAATGTCTTCTACGAGCTCGCGCTCGTGCATGCACTGGGCATCCCCGCCATGTTCCTCTATCACAAGCCAGCAGAAGATCCTGTGGATCCCGCTGCAAAAGAGAACAACGAGCCCCCCAAGCAAGTCCCCTTCTACGCCAGGGAAATGCACCAGTTGCGCGTCAAAAAGTTCGACCACGCCACGCTCGTGGAGACCCTCCGCCCCACGCTGCATGACTTCCTCATGCGGAAGAACGCACAGAACAACTACCTCAACGACCGCGTCACCCGCTTCTACGGCCTGCCCGTCATCGACATCTCCGCCGCCACCGGTCTCGCCACCGGATACTACTTCAACTTCCTCTCCCGCCTCATCACAGAGAATAGTTTCCTCGGCTCCCATCCCCACCTCATCAAAAAAGTCGTCCTCGTCCGGCCCACCTCCGTTGACAGCACCTACCAGGCCGACCTCGATCAGCTAAAAACCTCTCTGGCCGCCGCAGGCCACACCCTAGCCACGGAGAAGCTCTCCCCTCCCGCCCACGACAAACTCGGGCCCCTGTGGTTCGACCACGTCAGCGGCATTGTGGTGGACATTCCTCGCACCATCTACCCCCTCCAGCTCGCTCCTCGGCTTCTTTCCCTGCAGGACCGACACCGGACGCAGGCAGATGATGCCACCGATCGCATTGTCGACCAACGGCTTCACCAGTTCGGCGACCAGTTGATGGATCGCTTCATGCACGCCATCCGCTACCAGATCCGCCGCGCTGGCACGACCGTCCGGGGCAAACTCGTGCACTTCACCACCATGGACGAGGCAGCATCCGACATCACCCAGCTCCTTTCCTCCACGCCGTGA
- a CDS encoding tetratricopeptide repeat protein: MKPVIFISAVSKELAPSRQLVANTLLLLGYEPVWQDVFGTEAGDLKKVLRNKINRSRGVIQLVGNAYGFEPKTPDPEFGPVSYTQYEALYARKRGLKVWYLQIEGSFPVTPYTPEPPEHIQRQAEYREKIKQYADLRHKAQTPVDLENTVLKLRNDLERLRGRFSAWMTTVTLALVIILGLSGWHLVTAEKERRAAEAARLEDRREFLEFKNLFVRDYERGLIPPRATGPTSPSAPNSSPAGLSDQQQLTLESRYPVWEKELGLPEGSLASRIPRYMKELTTSPEVDLIVRAQALIAQGQYAEAEKVALQARGAALGDTSKDLTKLVEALRTAGRAARELAGESHEKDSAAHYERAKTYFETAHSLTSAGKNFDQWVLVNCGIALIHAMRNQPAAALEALNAISASPSNRSTNASYSLVEVAQMLGRHGNGRQAAQVLEKARQLLPVPPESPVDLINHRYYIAQNLRAQGLRTQAAQELQYILDESRALATPAGDSLAIAAASFRTQILAETGSYLEVIPVAKLAIQLNNNADPTGDLALNATQHLALALHKLGRLAEAAPLFTQVEQRCREMLTHLQQQLGEDHLQTYNALINLASVLVAQSRRAEALPLLQQAHASRENTLGPNHASTLWALSELASCQLDHGAYTEAEKNSHTLLEARRHTLGELHPTTLYAEATLACVLHYAGRLREAEQAFSTLLDKRTQVLGTSHPETLWTRKGLGDSLYAQERYAEAEIHFRETFLQRRATMGIHAPATLEAYNSLDLTLGVLGKHTDAAALAESSLPDLKARQGDTHPDVMRVTFAYATALRKLGRHAEAAARFKETWQGWAQQPSPQHYQSLRSLAEYAYALKLSGKVEEAAPHLHDLSNQLKNLPRDESDVATDEMGLLAGTLFYAGYFSEAKTAFNIVYENRLKSLGETNENTLWALKAVADSQRELKHHAESESNYQKVFDIRQKLHGLNHPRTLIALVDLSSSMQWQNEFAAIVAKIVPEVDSLYAAGPPTNHWIYNTVFHVGLAYKNLNEPAKAALQFRRAWEGYRSLSDKRLNSAYQALAEYAQCLELAGNKPDSQALAKEVEAVADEFKPGLKPTPDDLSILSSLACALFYTGQPARAAELFSDVHRARVLTLGAAHPDTLWAYKGVGDSLTKQGQYADAVPLFEGIFEIRRQNGGWTSEPTFRALDDYSNVLDRLQRFADMESLHTPLVDELKKTPGISKTELAAVIHRLGYALQQQKKFKAAAVQFQSAWDTRKDLLGKEHALTLDTLEQLADCQSEAEQYAPAEKNYRELHRLSVLSRGAKDPHTMWLAGSWGGMLLQLKRYTESEEILEQNYRSQARILGPLDKDTLWTRDAWIYVLRQQNKDKEADKLEKTLPNKSDATGQ; this comes from the coding sequence GTGAAGCCCGTCATCTTCATCTCCGCCGTCTCCAAGGAGCTCGCCCCCAGCCGCCAGCTCGTGGCCAATACGCTCCTCCTCCTCGGCTACGAGCCCGTGTGGCAGGACGTCTTTGGCACGGAGGCCGGGGACCTCAAAAAAGTCCTGCGCAACAAGATCAACCGCTCCCGCGGCGTCATCCAGCTCGTGGGCAACGCCTACGGGTTCGAGCCCAAAACACCCGACCCCGAGTTCGGCCCCGTCAGCTACACCCAGTACGAGGCCCTCTACGCCCGCAAGCGCGGGCTCAAGGTCTGGTACCTGCAGATTGAAGGCAGCTTCCCCGTCACCCCCTACACCCCGGAACCGCCCGAGCACATCCAGCGCCAGGCCGAATATCGCGAGAAGATCAAGCAATACGCCGACCTCCGCCACAAGGCCCAGACCCCCGTGGACCTTGAGAACACCGTCCTGAAGCTGCGCAACGACCTGGAGCGCCTCCGCGGACGCTTCAGCGCCTGGATGACCACCGTCACCCTCGCCCTCGTCATCATCCTCGGCCTCAGCGGCTGGCACCTCGTCACCGCAGAGAAAGAACGTCGCGCGGCAGAAGCAGCCAGACTGGAGGACAGAAGAGAATTCCTCGAGTTTAAGAACCTCTTCGTACGCGATTACGAAAGAGGCCTGATTCCCCCCCGGGCCACCGGCCCCACCTCACCTTCCGCCCCCAACAGCTCGCCTGCCGGTCTCAGCGACCAGCAACAACTCACCCTGGAGAGCAGGTACCCCGTTTGGGAGAAAGAACTCGGCCTGCCAGAGGGATCCCTCGCCAGCCGCATCCCCCGTTATATGAAAGAACTCACCACCTCCCCAGAGGTGGACCTCATCGTACGCGCCCAGGCCCTCATTGCCCAGGGCCAGTATGCTGAAGCAGAGAAGGTGGCCCTCCAGGCCAGGGGAGCCGCCCTCGGCGACACCAGCAAAGATCTCACCAAACTCGTGGAAGCCCTGCGCACCGCGGGCCGTGCTGCCCGGGAGCTTGCCGGAGAGTCTCATGAAAAAGACAGTGCCGCCCACTACGAGCGGGCTAAGACCTACTTCGAGACCGCCCATTCCCTCACCAGCGCCGGGAAAAACTTCGACCAGTGGGTGCTAGTAAACTGCGGCATCGCCCTCATTCACGCCATGCGGAACCAGCCCGCCGCCGCGCTTGAGGCACTCAACGCTATTTCAGCCTCCCCAAGCAACCGCTCCACCAATGCGAGCTACTCTCTTGTAGAGGTCGCCCAGATGCTCGGCCGACACGGCAACGGCCGACAGGCAGCCCAGGTCCTGGAGAAGGCTCGCCAGCTCCTCCCCGTGCCTCCTGAATCCCCGGTGGACCTGATCAATCACCGCTACTACATCGCACAGAACCTGCGAGCCCAGGGATTGCGGACCCAGGCCGCGCAAGAACTCCAGTACATTCTGGATGAATCCCGCGCCCTCGCCACCCCGGCAGGTGACAGCCTCGCCATCGCCGCAGCCAGCTTCCGCACCCAGATTCTGGCGGAAACGGGCAGCTACCTCGAAGTCATCCCCGTCGCCAAGCTCGCCATTCAGCTCAACAACAACGCTGATCCCACCGGGGACCTGGCGCTGAACGCCACCCAGCATCTCGCCCTCGCCCTGCACAAGCTGGGTCGCCTCGCAGAAGCCGCCCCCCTCTTCACCCAGGTGGAGCAACGGTGCCGGGAAATGCTCACCCACCTCCAGCAGCAACTGGGTGAAGACCATCTCCAGACATACAACGCCTTGATCAATCTCGCCTCCGTCCTGGTCGCCCAGTCCAGACGGGCCGAGGCCCTGCCCCTCCTGCAGCAAGCCCACGCCAGCCGGGAAAACACGCTCGGGCCCAATCACGCCTCCACTCTCTGGGCCCTGAGCGAGCTCGCCTCCTGCCAGCTCGATCACGGTGCCTATACCGAAGCAGAAAAAAACTCCCACACCCTGCTGGAAGCCCGCCGTCACACCCTCGGCGAGCTTCACCCCACCACCCTCTATGCGGAGGCCACCCTCGCCTGCGTCCTTCACTACGCCGGCCGTCTTCGTGAGGCCGAGCAAGCCTTTTCCACCCTCCTGGACAAGAGGACACAGGTCCTCGGCACCAGTCACCCAGAGACCCTGTGGACACGCAAGGGCCTGGGTGACAGTCTCTATGCCCAGGAACGCTATGCCGAAGCAGAGATCCATTTCCGCGAGACCTTCCTGCAACGACGGGCCACCATGGGCATCCACGCCCCTGCCACCCTGGAGGCCTACAACAGCCTCGACCTCACCCTGGGCGTTCTGGGAAAGCATACCGACGCTGCCGCCCTGGCCGAAAGCTCCCTCCCCGATCTGAAAGCCCGCCAGGGAGACACCCACCCCGACGTCATGCGTGTCACCTTCGCCTATGCGACCGCCCTAAGGAAACTGGGCCGTCATGCAGAAGCTGCCGCCAGGTTCAAGGAAACTTGGCAGGGCTGGGCGCAACAACCCTCTCCACAGCACTACCAGTCCCTCCGATCCCTGGCAGAGTATGCTTATGCCCTGAAACTCTCCGGGAAGGTCGAAGAGGCAGCCCCCCACCTCCACGACCTCAGCAACCAGCTCAAGAACCTGCCCCGGGATGAATCTGATGTCGCCACAGATGAGATGGGCCTGCTCGCCGGCACCCTCTTCTACGCCGGATATTTTTCCGAGGCGAAGACCGCTTTCAACATCGTCTACGAAAACCGCCTCAAATCTCTTGGCGAAACCAACGAGAACACCCTCTGGGCCCTGAAGGCCGTGGCCGACTCCCAGCGTGAGCTCAAGCATCACGCCGAATCTGAGTCCAACTACCAAAAAGTCTTCGACATCCGCCAAAAACTACACGGACTGAACCACCCCCGCACCCTGATTGCGCTCGTGGACCTCTCCTCCTCCATGCAATGGCAGAACGAGTTCGCCGCCATCGTGGCAAAGATCGTGCCCGAGGTAGATTCCCTCTACGCCGCCGGACCACCCACCAACCACTGGATCTACAACACCGTCTTCCACGTCGGCCTGGCGTATAAAAATCTCAATGAGCCCGCCAAAGCAGCCCTCCAGTTCCGGCGCGCCTGGGAAGGCTACCGGTCCCTCAGCGACAAACGGCTGAACTCCGCCTACCAAGCCCTCGCTGAGTACGCCCAATGCCTGGAGCTGGCGGGAAACAAGCCGGATTCCCAAGCCCTCGCCAAGGAAGTGGAGGCGGTGGCCGATGAGTTCAAGCCAGGACTGAAACCCACCCCTGACGATCTCTCCATTCTCAGCAGTCTGGCCTGCGCCCTCTTCTACACCGGGCAACCCGCCCGTGCCGCAGAGCTCTTCTCAGATGTGCATCGTGCCAGAGTCCTCACTCTGGGCGCGGCTCATCCCGATACCCTGTGGGCCTACAAAGGCGTGGGAGACTCCCTGACCAAGCAGGGCCAATACGCGGACGCAGTCCCCCTCTTTGAAGGCATCTTCGAGATCCGCCGGCAGAACGGTGGCTGGACCAGTGAGCCCACCTTCCGCGCTCTGGATGACTACAGTAACGTTCTGGATCGGCTGCAGCGCTTCGCAGACATGGAAAGCCTGCACACCCCTCTCGTGGACGAGCTGAAAAAGACTCCCGGCATTTCCAAGACAGAACTGGCCGCCGTCATCCACCGTCTCGGCTATGCCCTGCAACAGCAAAAGAAGTTCAAGGCAGCCGCCGTGCAGTTCCAGTCCGCCTGGGACACGCGCAAAGACCTCCTGGGCAAGGAACATGCGCTTACCTTGGACACGCTGGAGCAGCTGGCAGACTGCCAGTCCGAAGCGGAACAATACGCCCCTGCAGAGAAGAACTACCGCGAGCTCCACAGGCTGTCCGTTCTCTCCCGTGGTGCCAAGGATCCTCACACTATGTGGCTGGCAGGCAGTTGGGGCGGCATGCTCCTGCAGTTGAAACGCTACACCGAGTCCGAGGAAATACTCGAGCAGAACTATCGATCACAGGCCCGGATCCTCGGCCCCCTGGACAAAGACACCCTCTGGACCAGAGACGCCTGGATCTACGTCCTCCGCCAGCAGAACAAGGACAAAGAAGCCGATAAACTGGAAAAGACCCTGCCCAACAAATCGGACGCCACAGGGCAGTAA
- a CDS encoding toll/interleukin-1 receptor domain-containing protein, translating to MTSSPFDLFISYQKAQAAWVEVFARDLESRLVVEERGGRRPFKCFYYTDSILPGDHWHRVMIQHAETAQRFIFIFTEESYLSNYCILELDARLHRDIYETTLFVLRDGTRLSQTPMRFRKHLDLTQPDQYHCGVEKIISWLCHRKPSDKFTIRPLHGTAPAQPAHLPHPTLDLHTATRKIVQKIGTLVDRNSQEPLGPAWRSAHNEFLCDPDILQKAAILSRPSLAFQWLDETQAQHTLRVIETSRGTLRRDGLATFRVLLSGRLPACTQPAPQDEETFFDDGTLATLVPQDPHSLHAVGTPVIVGGWNQPGPLHFPSVPPERVPNGSPIFDARAQLVGYLAHTPDGQPLARPL from the coding sequence ATGACCTCGTCGCCATTCGACTTGTTTATCTCTTATCAGAAGGCGCAGGCGGCGTGGGTGGAAGTCTTTGCCAGGGATCTGGAGAGCCGTCTGGTCGTGGAGGAGCGCGGGGGCCGTCGTCCCTTCAAGTGCTTCTACTACACAGACTCCATCCTCCCCGGTGACCACTGGCACCGGGTGATGATCCAGCACGCCGAGACCGCACAGCGTTTCATCTTCATCTTCACGGAGGAGTCCTACCTCTCCAACTACTGCATCCTGGAGCTCGATGCCAGGCTTCACCGGGATATCTATGAAACTACCCTCTTTGTCCTGAGGGACGGCACCCGGCTGAGCCAGACGCCCATGCGCTTTCGCAAGCACCTGGATCTCACACAACCCGATCAGTATCATTGCGGTGTGGAGAAAATCATCAGCTGGCTCTGCCACAGGAAGCCCAGTGACAAATTCACCATCCGCCCGCTGCATGGGACGGCACCAGCCCAACCGGCCCACCTGCCCCACCCCACACTGGACCTGCACACCGCCACCCGCAAGATCGTGCAGAAGATTGGCACCCTGGTCGATCGCAACTCCCAGGAGCCGCTCGGCCCAGCCTGGCGCTCCGCCCACAATGAGTTTTTGTGTGACCCGGACATTTTACAGAAAGCCGCCATCCTGTCGCGTCCCTCCCTGGCGTTTCAGTGGCTGGATGAGACTCAGGCACAACACACCCTGAGGGTCATCGAGACGTCAAGGGGGACGCTACGGCGTGACGGGCTGGCCACCTTCCGCGTCCTGCTGAGCGGCCGTCTGCCCGCGTGCACTCAACCGGCACCCCAGGACGAGGAGACCTTCTTCGATGACGGAACCCTCGCCACCCTGGTGCCGCAGGACCCGCACAGCCTCCACGCTGTCGGCACCCCCGTCATCGTAGGCGGCTGGAATCAGCCGGGCCCCCTCCATTTCCCGAGCGTCCCTCCAGAACGGGTGCCCAACGGCTCACCCATTTTTGACGCCCGGGCCCAGCTCGTTGGCTACTTGGCACACACACCGGATGGCCAGCCGCTCGCCCGCCCCCTTTAG